The following proteins come from a genomic window of Daphnia carinata strain CSIRO-1 chromosome 8, CSIRO_AGI_Dcar_HiC_V3, whole genome shotgun sequence:
- the LOC130700514 gene encoding apolipoprotein D-like, giving the protein MKLLVEFAILSLLFWIARPTSGQILRIGHCPSFSVLKDFEMDKYLGTWYQIERYFSFPGMGGKCWTQTYYPDPEVEGRYKLRMDYRDFVVENKMTTEMDIYQDMADDPATLTSQLFSMPFTADDYQVLSTDYTNYAVEYRCEDRGLFQRRESLWLLSRSPFPKPWIMKEARSVVASLGLKMSSLRPVTQDCYLPHRGLIRPHLQHTINRNNFIQMYSRAPPSQKHHKFIELPRHPHFDAAPALSVPERSSL; this is encoded by the exons ATGAAATTGCTTGTCGAGTTTGCTATATTGTCGTTGCTGTTTTGGATTGCCCGTCCAACATCTGGGCAAATTCTCCGCATAGGACACTGCCCATCCTTTTCCGTTCTTAAGGATTTTGAAATGGACAAG TACTTGGGGACCTGGTACCAAATCGAACGCTACTTCTCCTTCCCCGGAATGGGCGGTAAATGTTGGACCCAAACTTATTATCCGGATCCTGAAGTGGAAGGGCGCTACAAGTTGCGGATGGATTATCGCGATTTCGT ggtggaaaataaaatgacgACTGAAATGGATATCTACCAAGATATGGCTGACGATCCAGCCACATTGACTAGCCAACTGTTCAGCATGCCAT TTACTGCGGACGACTATCAAGTGTTGAGTACCGATTACACAAACTATGCCGTAGAATATCGTTGCGAAGATCGTGGACTATTCCAGCGTCGAG AGTCCTTGTGGTTACTCTCTAGATCACCGTTTCCGAAACCATGGATCATGAAAGAAGCCAGGAGTGTCGTTGCTAGTCTTGGCCTTAAAATGTCCAGCCTTCGACCAGTGACACAAGATTGTTATCTTCCTCATCGGGGTCTAATTCGGCCCCACTTGCAACATACAATCAACAGAAACAATTTCATTCAGATGTACTCTCGAGCACCTCCCAGTCAGAAGCATCATAAATTTATTGAACTTCCGAGACACCCCCATTTTGATGCTGCTCCAGCCCTCAGCGTGCCGGAACGATCTTCACTATAA